In Isoptericola jiangsuensis, the following proteins share a genomic window:
- a CDS encoding M20/M25/M40 family metallo-hydrolase, with translation MRSKLLPSTIASTALTGLLAATFLAPTATAAPPQIPGRDLAQKVTGERVFDHLEELQEIADENGGNRAMGTPGYEASGAYVEKVLKKAGYRTERQYFDVEQFSVLDLDVEVPGVTLTPVPMTYSTSTPDAGVTAPLAAPTVVTGCEASDWAGVDATGDVALVSRGGCAFAIKSVNAAAAGAAAVIIYNNAPGTLNGTLGAPGDEYAPTVGVTQAEGAAVLAAWAADPDLQVTFDLQTALETKQTFNVLAETRTGSDDNVVMVGAHLDSVEDGPGINDNGSGSAAILETAVQLAKGGPLNNKVRFAWWGAEELGLLGSWHYIEDLAANDPEALDDIAAYLNFDMVGSPNYTIGVYDANESTFDAPVTVPDGSAAVESIFTDYFDGIEQPWVDSPFSGRSDYQAFIEVGIPASGLFTGADGVKTDAEVEMFGGTAGILLDPNYHTPADDLSNVSMEALDIMSRAVGHATQQLAWSTELVNGEVGGGPGNAPHPPGHGKTR, from the coding sequence GTGCGCAGCAAGCTCCTCCCGTCCACCATCGCGTCGACAGCCCTGACCGGGCTGCTCGCCGCGACCTTCCTGGCACCGACCGCCACCGCGGCGCCGCCACAGATCCCCGGCCGTGACCTCGCCCAGAAGGTCACCGGCGAACGCGTCTTCGACCACCTCGAGGAGCTCCAGGAGATCGCCGACGAGAACGGCGGCAACCGTGCGATGGGCACCCCGGGCTACGAGGCGTCCGGCGCCTACGTCGAGAAGGTCCTGAAGAAGGCCGGCTACCGCACCGAGCGGCAGTACTTCGACGTCGAGCAGTTCAGCGTCCTCGACCTCGACGTCGAGGTCCCGGGCGTCACCCTGACCCCCGTGCCGATGACGTACTCGACCTCCACCCCCGACGCGGGCGTCACCGCGCCGCTGGCCGCCCCCACCGTCGTCACCGGCTGCGAGGCCTCCGACTGGGCGGGCGTCGACGCGACGGGCGACGTCGCCCTCGTGTCCCGCGGCGGCTGCGCGTTCGCGATCAAGTCCGTCAACGCCGCCGCGGCCGGCGCCGCGGCCGTCATCATCTACAACAACGCGCCCGGCACCCTCAACGGCACGCTGGGCGCCCCCGGCGACGAGTACGCCCCCACGGTCGGCGTCACGCAGGCCGAGGGCGCCGCCGTCCTCGCCGCCTGGGCCGCCGACCCGGACCTCCAGGTGACGTTCGACCTCCAGACCGCGCTGGAGACGAAGCAGACGTTCAACGTGCTCGCCGAGACCCGCACCGGCAGCGACGACAACGTCGTCATGGTGGGCGCGCACCTCGACAGCGTCGAGGACGGCCCCGGCATCAACGACAACGGCTCCGGCTCCGCCGCGATCCTGGAGACCGCCGTGCAGCTCGCCAAGGGCGGCCCGCTGAACAACAAGGTGCGGTTCGCGTGGTGGGGCGCCGAGGAGCTCGGCCTGCTGGGCTCCTGGCACTACATCGAGGACCTGGCCGCCAACGACCCCGAGGCCCTCGACGACATCGCCGCCTACCTGAACTTCGACATGGTCGGCTCGCCGAACTACACGATCGGCGTGTACGACGCGAACGAGTCGACGTTCGACGCCCCCGTGACCGTGCCGGACGGCTCCGCCGCCGTCGAGTCGATCTTCACCGACTACTTCGACGGCATCGAGCAGCCGTGGGTCGACTCCCCGTTCTCGGGCCGCTCCGACTACCAGGCGTTCATCGAGGTCGGCATCCCGGCGTCGGGCCTGTTCACGGGCGCCGACGGCGTGAAGACGGACGCCGAGGTCGAGATGTTCGGCGGCACCGCCGGCATCCTCCTCGACCCGAACTACCACACGCCCGCCGACGACCTGTCGAACGTGTCGATGGAGGCGCTCGACATCATGTCCCGCGCCGTCGGGCACGCGACGCAGCAGCTCGCGTGGAGCACGGAGCTCGTCAACGGCGAGGTCGGCGGGGGTCCGGGCAACGCCCCGCACCCGCCCGGCCACGGCAAGACCCGCTGA
- a CDS encoding DUF3817 domain-containing protein, which yields MPAPARPKPALSRWGRVFAVVAWVEAFTWAGLLVGMFLKYVTETTEAGVWLFGRLHGGAFVAYVVVALIVAVQHRWGWWRTLVALAAAVPPLATLPAEWWLRRTGHLSDAPAEVREPVAA from the coding sequence ATGCCCGCCCCCGCCCGCCCGAAGCCCGCCCTGTCCCGCTGGGGACGCGTGTTCGCCGTCGTCGCCTGGGTGGAGGCGTTCACCTGGGCCGGACTGCTGGTGGGGATGTTCCTCAAGTACGTCACCGAGACCACCGAGGCGGGCGTGTGGCTGTTCGGCCGCCTGCACGGCGGGGCGTTCGTCGCGTACGTCGTGGTCGCGCTGATCGTCGCCGTCCAGCACCGCTGGGGCTGGTGGCGCACGCTCGTGGCGCTCGCGGCCGCCGTGCCGCCGCTGGCGACCCTCCCGGCCGAGTGGTGGCTGCGCCGCACCGGTCACCTGAGCGACGCCCCGGCCGAGGTCCGGGAGCCCGTGGCGGCCTGA
- a CDS encoding zf-HC2 domain-containing protein: MTTGEDAAPTGGAAVDAAIARMRAVAAESGDAGPGEAGSADADVLRTALATLPYQEQRLLWDSHVLGRGLDGIAGALGLHVRAARRRLHRAEEQLARALSAAHARGVPARLCVETRGDLHAYVGHRLGGGRRAALEDHLFGCAGCMRAFVDVREASWALRDAAPLLLAPLAGSGVTVPVVVGALGASGSTGVAGWFAALGAALAGAWEGVVRAAKQVVGRPVGVVAGAAAALVAVAAVAMSLAPGAAPVTVDPVAAPSASASPTATTPTSAAPTPSAPTSASPEASPSASPDPEPSADTGIDLDAGTREQTVDTVETVEPAPEDTAGPGDEPAATDPPRTDDVEPTPDPSPTTRPGGSEQTPTPTATPSATPRPVEPTPTPEATAPVSVSVTLRVGGFGWFRVVPTGGAQVVDVVGGRRTEVTQDRDGRWWVRAEGGRDREVTVVVSGPAGSEPGAWLSWYGLED, encoded by the coding sequence ATGACCACCGGTGAGGACGCGGCGCCGACGGGCGGCGCCGCCGTCGACGCGGCCATCGCGCGGATGCGCGCCGTCGCGGCGGAGTCCGGCGACGCGGGGCCGGGCGAGGCCGGGAGCGCCGACGCGGACGTGCTGCGCACGGCGCTCGCCACCCTGCCGTACCAGGAGCAGCGCCTGCTGTGGGACAGCCACGTGCTGGGTCGGGGTCTCGACGGCATCGCCGGGGCGCTCGGGCTGCACGTCCGTGCCGCCCGCCGCCGCCTGCACCGCGCGGAGGAGCAGCTCGCCCGCGCGCTGTCCGCCGCGCACGCCCGCGGCGTCCCCGCCCGGCTGTGCGTCGAGACCCGCGGCGACCTGCACGCGTACGTCGGCCACCGCCTGGGCGGCGGCCGCCGCGCGGCCCTCGAGGACCACCTGTTCGGCTGCGCGGGCTGCATGCGGGCCTTCGTGGACGTGCGGGAGGCGTCCTGGGCGCTGCGCGACGCCGCTCCGCTGCTGCTCGCCCCGCTCGCCGGCAGCGGTGTCACCGTGCCCGTCGTGGTCGGCGCGCTCGGCGCGAGCGGGTCCACGGGTGTCGCCGGCTGGTTCGCGGCGCTCGGCGCGGCGCTCGCCGGCGCGTGGGAGGGCGTCGTGCGTGCCGCCAAGCAGGTGGTGGGTCGGCCCGTGGGCGTCGTCGCGGGTGCGGCGGCCGCGCTGGTGGCCGTGGCGGCCGTGGCGATGAGCCTCGCCCCGGGGGCCGCGCCCGTCACCGTCGACCCCGTGGCGGCGCCCTCGGCGTCCGCGTCGCCCACCGCCACCACGCCGACGTCGGCGGCCCCGACGCCGTCCGCCCCGACCTCGGCGTCGCCCGAGGCCTCGCCCAGCGCCTCGCCCGACCCGGAGCCGTCCGCGGACACCGGCATCGACCTCGACGCCGGGACGCGGGAGCAGACCGTCGACACGGTCGAGACGGTCGAACCCGCCCCCGAGGACACGGCCGGCCCGGGCGACGAGCCCGCCGCGACGGACCCGCCCCGCACCGACGACGTCGAACCGACGCCCGACCCGTCGCCGACGACCCGCCCCGGCGGCTCCGAGCAGACCCCCACGCCCACCGCCACGCCGTCGGCCACCCCGCGTCCGGTCGAGCCGACCCCCACGCCCGAGGCGACCGCGCCCGTCAGCGTGAGCGTCACGCTGCGGGTCGGGGGATTCGGCTGGTTCCGGGTCGTGCCGACGGGCGGCGCGCAGGTCGTCGACGTCGTCGGCGGTCGGCGTACCGAGGTCACCCAGGACCGCGACGGCCGCTGGTGGGTGCGCGCCGAGGGCGGCCGCGACCGCGAGGTGACCGTGGTCGTCAGCGGGCCCGCCGGGTCCGAGCCCGGCGCGTGGCTGTCCTGGTACGGCCTGGAGGACTGA
- a CDS encoding ornithine cyclodeaminase yields MTTVDLLDVAAAARWIHARGAERIIGELIDALAVDFRRWPDLDKRERVASHSRDGVIELMPASDGATYGFKYVNGHPTNPARGFQTVTAFGVLADVHNGYPTFLAEMTLLTALRTAATSGLAARALARPDARTLALVGTGSQAEFQALGMRAALGVTHLRAWDVDPAAREKFLRNARALGFEVHEATSAADAVAGADVVTTCTADKRNATVLTADMLAAAAPGVHVNAIGGDCPGKTELDAAILTAPGTAVVVEYTPQTRIEGEIQQLAPDFPVTELWEILVGDAAGRTSPDQVTVFDSVGFAVEDWSALRYVHDAVRRDPWAADLLQRVDLVAEPADPKDLWSLVAVPALAPTVS; encoded by the coding sequence ATGACCACCGTCGACCTCCTCGACGTCGCCGCCGCCGCCCGCTGGATCCACGCCCGCGGCGCCGAGCGCATCATCGGCGAGCTGATCGACGCCCTCGCCGTCGACTTCCGCCGCTGGCCCGACCTCGACAAGCGCGAGCGCGTCGCCTCCCACTCGCGCGACGGCGTCATCGAGCTCATGCCCGCCTCCGACGGCGCCACGTACGGCTTCAAGTACGTCAACGGGCACCCGACGAACCCGGCACGCGGCTTCCAGACCGTCACCGCGTTCGGCGTCCTCGCGGACGTCCACAACGGCTACCCGACGTTCCTGGCCGAGATGACGCTGCTCACCGCGCTGCGGACCGCCGCGACGTCGGGCCTCGCCGCCCGTGCGCTCGCTCGGCCCGACGCGCGCACCCTCGCGCTCGTCGGCACCGGCTCGCAGGCGGAGTTCCAGGCGCTCGGCATGCGGGCCGCGCTGGGCGTCACGCACCTGCGGGCGTGGGACGTCGACCCGGCCGCCCGGGAGAAGTTCCTGCGCAACGCCCGCGCCCTCGGGTTCGAGGTGCACGAGGCCACCAGCGCCGCCGACGCCGTCGCGGGCGCCGACGTCGTGACGACCTGCACCGCGGACAAGCGCAACGCCACCGTGCTCACCGCCGACATGCTGGCCGCCGCCGCGCCGGGCGTGCACGTCAACGCCATCGGCGGGGACTGCCCCGGCAAGACCGAGCTCGACGCCGCGATCCTCACCGCCCCCGGCACCGCCGTCGTCGTCGAGTACACCCCGCAGACCCGCATCGAGGGCGAGATCCAGCAGCTCGCCCCGGACTTCCCGGTGACCGAGCTGTGGGAGATCCTCGTCGGCGACGCCGCCGGCCGGACGTCCCCCGACCAGGTCACCGTGTTCGACTCCGTCGGGTTCGCCGTCGAGGACTGGTCCGCCCTGCGGTACGTCCACGACGCCGTCCGGCGCGACCCGTGGGCCGCGGACCTCCTGCAGCGCGTCGACCTCGTCGCCGAGCCCGCCGACCCCAAGGACCTCTGGTCGCTCGTCGCGGTGCCCGCGCTCGCGCCGACGGTGTCCTGA
- the ddaH gene encoding dimethylargininase, whose product MTLITTPLADAGTVLGTDPARVSTERTATPRHYLMCPPVHFDVVYAINPWMDVSVPVDAGLAVVQWQALKAAYEARGHTVDVIRPEPGLPDMVYAANGGVVVGGRALAARFTFPERQPEGAAYEAWLRTSGAQHGVVSLGQAAERNEGEGDLLWDGEVMLAGTGFRTTREAHAEVAALLDVDVVTLELVDPRFYHLDTALAVLTTAADGVRPEVAYFPGAFTPESLAVLRERYPDAIEATEGDAAVLGLNAVSDGRHVFLTERATGMHAALRERGYEPVGIDLSELFKGGGSVKCCTLELRPAASAPTVEVTA is encoded by the coding sequence ATGACGCTGATCACCACACCGCTCGCCGACGCCGGCACCGTCCTCGGGACGGACCCCGCGCGCGTCTCGACCGAGCGCACCGCGACCCCGCGCCACTACCTCATGTGCCCGCCCGTCCACTTCGACGTCGTCTACGCGATCAACCCCTGGATGGACGTCAGCGTGCCGGTGGACGCGGGCCTCGCCGTCGTGCAGTGGCAGGCGCTCAAGGCCGCGTACGAGGCGCGCGGGCACACCGTCGACGTCATCCGTCCCGAGCCCGGCCTGCCGGACATGGTCTACGCGGCCAACGGCGGGGTCGTCGTGGGCGGCAGGGCCCTGGCCGCGCGGTTCACGTTCCCGGAGCGGCAGCCCGAGGGCGCCGCCTACGAGGCGTGGCTGCGCACGTCCGGCGCGCAGCACGGCGTCGTCAGCCTGGGCCAGGCGGCCGAGCGCAACGAGGGCGAGGGCGACCTGCTGTGGGACGGCGAGGTGATGCTCGCCGGCACCGGGTTCCGCACCACCCGTGAGGCGCACGCCGAGGTCGCGGCCCTGCTCGACGTCGACGTGGTCACGCTCGAGCTCGTCGACCCCCGCTTCTACCATCTCGACACGGCGCTGGCCGTGCTCACCACCGCCGCCGACGGCGTCCGGCCCGAGGTCGCGTACTTCCCCGGCGCGTTCACCCCGGAGTCGCTCGCCGTGCTGCGCGAGCGCTACCCGGACGCCATCGAGGCCACGGAGGGCGACGCCGCCGTGCTGGGCCTCAACGCCGTCAGCGACGGCCGCCACGTGTTCCTCACCGAGCGCGCCACCGGCATGCACGCGGCCCTGCGCGAGCGCGGGTACGAGCCCGTCGGCATCGACCTGTCCGAGCTGTTCAAGGGGGGCGGCTCGGTCAAGTGCTGCACGCTCGAGCTGCGCCCCGCCGCCTCGGCACCCACGGTGGAGGTGACCGCATGA
- a CDS encoding 5'-nucleotidase C-terminal domain-containing protein: MHTMRQRVAGGTILGLAFAGVTAVGALPAQAADPVDIQILATNDFHGRIQANGSEAGAAVLAGAVEQLRAANPNTVFAAAGDLIGASTFESFIQHDRPTIAALNEAGLDVSAVGNHELDQGYTDLVERVMAPYDAQTNPYGGAEWQYVAANLKMRATGEDAVPASWLKDFGDVQVGFVGAVTEELPSLVSPGGIAELEVASIVDTANAEADALVAEGADVVVLLVHDGAETTQCASMPTADNAFAQVVNELSPEVDAIVSGHTHLAYDCAFPVDEWAGRAVTERPVVSAGQYGYNLNQLVFSVDPDSGDVVGLDTAILPLAGNYPADTEVAGIVSKAVADAEVLGAQPLGQIEGAFNRAKLASGSENRGGESTLGNLVAEVQRWATSGAESGAAQIAFMNPGGLRADMTGTGTGSPRTLTYKQAAVVQPFANTLVNMRLTGAQIESVLEEQWQPAGASRPFLRLGVSEGFEYTFDPAGAAGDRITSMTLDGAPITADATYSVTVNSFLSTGGDNFFTLAEGTDKRDTGKIDLAAMVDYLAEFAADAPLPVDYSQRAVGVSFPAGAPASYVAGDTVAFDVSSWSMSTPADVKDAALTVSLDGEVLGTFPVTTTPGSTVDDLIGTASVSVKLPADVAAGTAELTLAGASTGTEVTVPVEVVVPEWQRGTVYTEGDQVMYQGRLFEAMWWTKEVPGKSVWGSWQEIATTADGTAVWTPSRVFVAGDVVEHEGVTYTAKWWTRNQEPGASKWGPWERTS, encoded by the coding sequence ATGCACACCATGCGTCAGCGGGTGGCCGGGGGCACGATCCTCGGCCTCGCGTTCGCCGGTGTCACCGCCGTCGGAGCGCTGCCCGCGCAGGCCGCCGACCCGGTCGACATCCAGATCCTCGCCACGAACGACTTCCACGGTCGTATCCAGGCCAACGGCTCCGAGGCCGGCGCCGCCGTGCTCGCCGGGGCCGTCGAGCAGCTCCGCGCCGCGAACCCGAACACGGTGTTCGCGGCGGCGGGCGACCTCATCGGTGCCTCCACGTTCGAGTCGTTCATCCAGCACGACCGCCCCACGATCGCCGCCCTCAACGAGGCGGGCCTCGACGTGTCGGCGGTGGGCAACCACGAGCTCGACCAGGGCTACACCGACCTGGTCGAGCGCGTCATGGCGCCCTACGACGCGCAGACCAACCCGTACGGCGGCGCCGAGTGGCAGTACGTCGCGGCGAACCTCAAGATGCGCGCCACCGGCGAGGACGCCGTCCCCGCCTCCTGGCTGAAGGACTTCGGCGACGTCCAGGTCGGGTTCGTCGGCGCCGTCACCGAGGAGCTGCCGTCGCTGGTCAGCCCGGGCGGCATCGCGGAGCTCGAGGTCGCGAGCATCGTCGACACGGCGAACGCCGAGGCGGACGCCCTGGTCGCCGAGGGCGCGGACGTCGTCGTCCTGCTCGTGCACGACGGTGCGGAGACCACCCAGTGCGCGTCGATGCCGACGGCCGACAACGCGTTCGCGCAGGTCGTCAACGAGCTCAGCCCCGAGGTGGACGCCATCGTGTCCGGGCACACCCACCTGGCCTACGACTGCGCGTTCCCCGTGGACGAGTGGGCCGGGCGTGCGGTGACGGAGCGTCCCGTGGTGTCGGCCGGCCAGTACGGCTACAACCTCAACCAGCTCGTGTTCTCCGTCGACCCCGACTCGGGTGACGTCGTCGGGCTGGACACCGCCATCCTGCCGCTCGCGGGCAACTACCCCGCGGACACCGAGGTCGCGGGGATCGTCAGCAAGGCCGTCGCGGACGCCGAGGTCCTCGGCGCGCAGCCGCTCGGCCAGATCGAGGGCGCGTTCAACCGGGCCAAGCTCGCGTCGGGCAGCGAGAACCGCGGTGGCGAGTCCACGCTCGGCAACCTCGTCGCCGAGGTGCAGCGCTGGGCGACGTCCGGCGCCGAGTCGGGCGCCGCGCAGATCGCGTTCATGAACCCGGGCGGCCTGCGGGCCGACATGACCGGCACCGGGACCGGGTCGCCGCGCACCCTCACCTACAAGCAGGCCGCCGTCGTCCAGCCGTTCGCGAACACGCTGGTCAACATGCGGCTCACCGGCGCGCAGATCGAGTCCGTCCTGGAGGAGCAGTGGCAGCCCGCCGGCGCCTCCCGGCCGTTCCTGCGCCTCGGCGTGTCCGAGGGCTTCGAGTACACGTTCGACCCGGCCGGCGCCGCGGGCGACCGCATCACCTCGATGACGCTGGACGGCGCGCCGATCACCGCCGACGCCACCTACTCGGTGACGGTCAACTCGTTCCTGTCCACGGGTGGTGACAACTTCTTCACCCTGGCCGAGGGCACGGACAAGCGCGACACCGGCAAGATCGACCTCGCCGCCATGGTCGACTACCTGGCGGAGTTCGCGGCCGACGCGCCGCTGCCCGTCGACTACTCGCAGCGCGCCGTCGGCGTCTCGTTCCCGGCCGGCGCCCCGGCGTCGTACGTCGCGGGCGACACGGTCGCGTTCGACGTGTCGTCGTGGTCGATGTCCACCCCGGCCGATGTCAAGGACGCCGCGCTGACGGTGTCGCTCGACGGCGAGGTCCTCGGCACGTTCCCGGTGACGACCACGCCGGGCAGCACGGTCGACGACCTGATCGGCACCGCGTCGGTGTCGGTGAAGCTCCCCGCGGACGTCGCGGCGGGCACCGCCGAGCTCACCCTCGCGGGTGCGTCGACGGGCACCGAGGTCACCGTCCCGGTCGAGGTCGTGGTCCCGGAGTGGCAGCGCGGCACCGTCTACACCGAGGGTGACCAGGTCATGTACCAGGGCCGTCTGTTCGAGGCGATGTGGTGGACCAAGGAGGTGCCCGGCAAGTCGGTGTGGGGCTCGTGGCAGGAGATCGCCACGACCGCCGACGGCACCGCCGTGTGGACGCCGTCGCGCGTGTTCGTCGCGGGTGACGTCGTCGAGCACGAGGGCGTGACCTACACGGCCAAGTGGTGGACGCGGAACCAGGAGCCGGGCGCGTCGAAGTGGGGTCCGTGGGAGCGGACCTCCTGA
- a CDS encoding alpha/beta fold hydrolase, whose amino-acid sequence MSAPVTVVLVHGAFAESSSWSGVIALLTEAGVAAVATPNPLRSVSGDAENVRRAVEGIGGPVVLVGHSYGGAVITEAAVDDPAVVGLVYVAAFAPDHGENALELTGRFPGSTLGETVRPYPLGDGTHDLVVDRDLFHGQFAADVPAADAAIQARTQRPIRDFALGEAQPAPVPAWKTLPSWFVFGDADKNIPVEGLRFMAERAGAVAIQEIAGASHSVMVSQPEAVADLIIEAVRKLSA is encoded by the coding sequence ATGTCAGCACCCGTCACCGTCGTCCTGGTCCACGGCGCGTTCGCCGAGTCGTCCAGCTGGTCCGGGGTGATCGCCCTGCTCACCGAGGCCGGGGTGGCCGCTGTCGCCACCCCGAACCCGCTGCGCAGCGTGTCCGGCGACGCGGAGAACGTCCGCCGGGCCGTCGAGGGGATCGGCGGACCGGTCGTCCTCGTCGGCCACTCCTACGGCGGCGCCGTCATCACCGAGGCGGCCGTGGACGACCCGGCCGTCGTCGGCCTCGTCTACGTCGCCGCGTTCGCGCCCGACCACGGCGAGAACGCCCTCGAGCTGACCGGCAGGTTCCCCGGCAGCACCCTCGGCGAGACGGTGCGCCCGTACCCGCTGGGCGACGGCACCCACGACCTCGTCGTGGACCGGGACCTGTTCCACGGCCAGTTCGCCGCCGACGTCCCCGCCGCGGACGCCGCGATCCAGGCGCGCACGCAGCGCCCGATCCGTGACTTCGCGCTCGGCGAGGCCCAGCCTGCGCCGGTCCCGGCGTGGAAGACGCTCCCGTCGTGGTTCGTCTTCGGCGACGCCGACAAGAACATCCCGGTCGAGGGCCTGCGTTTCATGGCCGAGCGTGCCGGTGCCGTCGCGATCCAGGAGATCGCCGGTGCGTCCCACTCGGTCATGGTGTCCCAGCCCGAGGCGGTCGCCGACCTGATCATCGAGGCCGTCCGCAAGCTGTCCGCGTAG
- the rlmC gene encoding 23S rRNA (uracil(747)-C(5))-methyltransferase RlmC, giving the protein MQCHHFDAGRCRSCTLLDLTHPEQVRGKEAQVRDLLGLPDEVWLPPVVGAEAGFRNKAKMVVTGTAAAPVLGILGPPGEYEGQGVDLTDCPLYPAELQAAFGPLAELVTRARLTPYDLTPAVGPGGRRRKVTPKDAAGRGELKHVIVTLSPAGELMVRLVLRSTEPVARLRKHLPWLAEALPALAVLSVNVQPAHAAVLEGAEEIVLTERQTLGMEIDGITLHLRPQSFFQTNTEVAAALYRQARAWVDEVSPATLWDLYCGVGGFALHCAAPGRAVTGIEISAEAVASATTTARELATLPPDAVVGGHDDAWWREATADVRFAAGDAAAFALGTADDPEMVIVNPPRRGIGADLAGRLEASGVRHVLYSSCHAATLARDLGDMPSLRPVRARLLDMFPHTGHYEVLVLLERA; this is encoded by the coding sequence GTGCAGTGCCACCACTTCGACGCCGGCCGGTGCCGTTCGTGCACCCTCCTCGACCTGACGCACCCGGAGCAGGTGCGGGGCAAGGAGGCGCAGGTGCGCGACCTGCTGGGGCTGCCGGACGAGGTGTGGCTGCCGCCGGTGGTGGGCGCCGAGGCGGGGTTCCGCAACAAGGCGAAGATGGTGGTGACGGGCACGGCGGCGGCGCCGGTGCTGGGGATCCTGGGGCCGCCCGGGGAGTACGAGGGGCAGGGCGTCGACCTGACGGACTGCCCGCTGTACCCGGCGGAGCTGCAGGCCGCGTTCGGGCCGCTGGCGGAGCTGGTGACCCGCGCCCGGCTCACGCCCTACGACCTCACGCCCGCGGTGGGGCCGGGCGGGCGGCGCCGGAAGGTGACGCCGAAGGACGCGGCGGGGCGGGGCGAGCTCAAGCACGTCATCGTCACGCTGTCCCCGGCGGGCGAGCTGATGGTGCGTCTCGTGCTGCGGTCCACGGAGCCGGTGGCGCGCCTGCGCAAGCACCTGCCGTGGCTCGCGGAGGCCCTGCCGGCGCTGGCGGTGCTGAGCGTCAACGTGCAGCCCGCGCACGCGGCCGTGCTGGAGGGCGCCGAGGAGATCGTCCTCACCGAGCGGCAGACCCTGGGGATGGAGATCGACGGGATCACGCTGCACCTGCGCCCGCAGAGCTTCTTCCAGACGAACACGGAGGTGGCGGCCGCCCTGTACCGGCAGGCGCGCGCCTGGGTGGACGAGGTCTCCCCCGCCACCCTGTGGGACCTGTACTGCGGCGTGGGCGGGTTCGCGCTGCACTGCGCGGCCCCCGGCCGGGCGGTCACCGGCATCGAGATCTCCGCGGAGGCCGTGGCCTCGGCGACGACGACGGCGCGCGAGCTCGCGACGCTGCCGCCGGACGCCGTCGTCGGCGGGCACGACGACGCGTGGTGGCGCGAGGCGACGGCGGACGTGCGGTTCGCCGCCGGGGACGCGGCGGCGTTCGCGCTCGGCACGGCGGACGACCCGGAGATGGTGATCGTCAACCCGCCGCGGCGCGGCATCGGCGCGGACCTCGCCGGGCGGCTGGAGGCGTCCGGGGTGCGGCACGTCCTGTACTCGTCGTGCCACGCCGCCACCCTGGCGCGCGACCTCGGCGACATGCCGTCGCTGCGGCCCGTGCGGGCGCGGCTGCTCGACATGTTCCCCCACACGGGCCACTACGAGGTGCTCGTCCTGCTGGAACGCGCCTGA
- a CDS encoding Lrp/AsnC family transcriptional regulator — translation MDETNRRIVAQLLRDGRASYADVGEAVGLSAPAVKRRVDRMLARGEISGFTVQVSPEQLGWKIVAYVEIFCRGNISPAALERDFGPIPEVVRVDTVTGEADALVQIMADSMADVERIVETFRVSARVDKTRTAIVMSRVIDRPVRAGTGPAPAEG, via the coding sequence GTGGACGAGACCAACCGTCGCATCGTCGCGCAGCTGCTGCGCGACGGGCGCGCCTCCTACGCCGACGTCGGGGAAGCCGTCGGGCTGTCCGCGCCCGCCGTGAAGCGCCGCGTCGACCGCATGCTCGCCCGCGGCGAGATCTCCGGCTTCACCGTCCAGGTCTCCCCCGAGCAGCTCGGGTGGAAGATCGTCGCCTACGTCGAGATCTTCTGCCGCGGCAACATCTCCCCCGCCGCGCTCGAACGCGACTTCGGCCCCATCCCCGAGGTCGTCCGCGTCGACACCGTCACCGGCGAGGCCGACGCGCTCGTGCAGATCATGGCCGACTCCATGGCCGACGTGGAACGCATCGTCGAGACGTTCCGCGTCTCCGCCCGCGTCGACAAGACCCGCACCGCGATCGTCATGTCCCGCGTCATCGACCGCCCCGTCCGCGCGGGCACCGGGCCCGCGCCCGCCGAGGGCTGA